The Halomonas binhaiensis nucleotide sequence ACACATGACCGACCCCAGCTACTTCTCGGGTCAGGATCCCGCCTTTGGCATGCTGGGCAACCTGGTAGGTGCCTGGAACAATCCCTACGATTTCCTGGAATTCATGAAAGATGGGGGTGGAGAAGACCTCTATAACGAGCTGGTGGCGCCTTATGGCACTCATCTGATCGCTGCCGCCACCTTTCCGCTCGAATCCATTCCCTCCACTGTCGCCATCGAAAGCCTGGAAGACTTCAAAGGCCTCAAGATACGAGCGCCTCAGGGCATGGTGTACAACATCTTCGAACGTATCGGGGCGACTCCCGTCAACCTTCCGGGCTCCGAGGTCTATACCGGGCTTGAGAAGGGCGTGATCGATGCGGCGGATTCCACGGTACTGTCCAACAACGATGCCATGGGCCTGCATGCTTTCGCGCCCTACCCGCTGTATCCCGGCTTCCACTCCATGCCGATGATCGCCATTTCGCTCAACAAGGAGATATGGGACGGGCTGCCCGAAGACCTTCAGGATCTTCTGAAGACCTCTTTCGATGCCATGTCCTATGACCTGATCGCCCGACTCAAGGCTCAGGATCTGGAAGCCCTGGCCAAGCTGAAAGAGGATCCGGATGTGCACCCGATCGACCTTTCCGCTGAAGACCGCCTGGCCTTCCGCCAAGCGGCAGAGCAGGAATGGAAGGAATGGGCCGATGACAATGACATGACCCAGAAAATCTACACTGCCGCCACCGACTTCCTGCGCTTGCGAGGGCAGCTTTAACGCCATGCGGTTTTATTGAACATCTACTGGGTTATCCGCAAAGGACCATCCGCAAAGGACTATCCGCAACGAGGACCGGCCGGCTTCGACATTGGAGAAGCCGGTTTCTGCCCATAGCAAGGAGCTCCCATGGCAACGCCACGCATGACATATCTGGAGAAGATAGGGTTCGGCAGTGGCGATATGGCGATCAATGTCGTCATATCCTCCATGTTTCTGATCATCTCCTATTTCTATACGGATATTTTTGGCCTCAAGCCAAGCCACATGGGCATTCTGTTCCTGGTAGCCCGGCTGGTAGATGCGGTCACAGACCCTTTGATGGGCATGATCACCGATCGCATCAACACTCCTAAAGGCCGTTATCGTCCCTATTTCCTGATTTTTGCCGTGCCATTTGGCATTTCTGTTCTGCTGCTCTTCACTACCCCTGACTGGGACTACAATGCCAAGCTGGTCTGGGCCTATGCGACCTATCTACTTGTCACGCTGCTCTTTACTGCTGTCACCATTCCATACATCTCCTTGATCGGTGCGCTTACCGACAACCCGAAGGACAAACTCTCAGCCAATGGCTACCGTCTGTTCTTTGCCAAGATTGCCGCCTTTCTGGTCACCATCATTGTCCCGGAACTGGCCGCCTCCTTTGGCGCGGACCACCTGAGGCTCGGTTATCAAGTCGCCATGGGGCTGATGGGGGCGCTGGCAGCACTGCTATTGCTGTTCTGCTATGCCACGACCAGAGAACGGGTACACCACCGAATCGACAAGAAACCCTTCAAGCAACAATTGGCCATTCTGCGCAAGAATGACCAATGGCTGCTGCTGTGTGGCGTCTGTTTTACCGGCACCATGGGCTATGTCATGCGCAGCAGTGTCGCGGCCTACTATGCAAAATATTATCTGGGGGCTTCCCCCTCCATGCTCTCCGCCTTTCTCAGCACTGGTGTAATCGCCGCCATCCTGGCCATGGTCGCATCCACCTGGATCACCAAATTCTATTGCAAGATCAAGCTGTTCCGTTGGACCCAAGTTCTAGTAGGAGTGCTCAGTGCCTTGATGTTCGTGCTGGTCAACCCCGGTGACATTGTCCTGGCTTTCATTTTCTACTTTCTGATTTCTTTTGTTGTCGACTTGCATGCACCGGTGTTCTGGTCGGCGATTGCCGAGTCCGTCGACTATGGCGAAGCCAAGACAGGACAACGTGTCTCTGGGCTGGCCTTTGGCGGAATTTCCTTCTTCCAGAAAGCCGGCATGGGGGTCTCAGGCTTCCTGGTGGGCATGCTGCTGGGCTTCTTCGATTATCAGCCCAACATCGACCAGAGTAGTTTCACCCTTACAGGTATCGCCCTGATGCTGTGCATTCTTCCTGGAGTCTTTCACACCCTGATGGGACTGCTGATGTTCCCCTATCGCATCACGGACGATTACTACCAGAGTCTGATCGCAGGGAAATCCGCGTTGAATGAAAGCCAGTGGACAGACGACAGTCTCGGCAAGCCAACCTCTCCACACAACACTTCGACCTGAACAACTCGATCGCCTTGTCAAGGAAGTGAAACATGCCTCACCCTCCTCAACCTCTGATAGAACAACGTGCCGATCCCTGGATCATCAAGCATCAGGGCCGATACTACTTCATCGCCTCAGTCCCGACGTACGACCGGCTGGAAATCCGCACCGCGGATAGCATTACCGAGCTGGCATCCGCCCCGGCGATCACTGTCTGGTCAAAGCCCGCTCAAGGGCCTCTCAGTGAACTGATCTGGGCTCCCGAGCTGCATCACCATGACGGAGAGTGGTTCATCTATTTTGCCGCCGCTCCATCGCGGGATATTGTCAATGGACTCTTTCAGCACCGCATGTACTGCATCTCGACCAAGGCAGATGATCCGTGCAAGGGTCCCTGGAGTGAGCCCCGTCGCATAGAAACGCCACTGGACAGCTTCAGTCTCGATGCGACCACCTTCCGCCATGCTGACCAGTTGTACTACCTCTGGGCCCAGAAAGACCCGAAGGTTCCAGGCAACTCCAACCTGTACCTCTCTGCCATGGCATCACCAGACAGGCTGAGTGGCGAACCGGTATGTCTCAGCATGCCGGAATACGAATGGGAAAAACGAGGCTTCCTGGTCAACGAGGGACCCGCCGTCATCACCCACGGCCAGCGCATCTTCATTACCTACTCTGCCAGCGCCACAGATGAAAACTACTGCATGGGACTGTTATGGGCGGATATCGGCAGCAACCTTCTCGATCCTCGCAGCTGGCAAAAGTCTGCGACGCCTGTCCTGCAAAGCGATATGCCCCATCATGTTTTCGGTCCAGGACACAACAGCTTTACCGTGGATGAATCAGGCTCCACGGACCTGCTGGTCTACCACGCTCGCACTTATACCCAAATCCTGGGAGACCCATTGTGGGATCCCAATCGACACACCTACGTCAAGCCTATTCGTTGGGATGACAGAGGGTTTCCTGATTTCGGCCATGCAGGAAGCGACACCCTGTTGCCACGTCAGACACCACAGTGAAAGTGCCAATGAGGTTTGAAACCGAGATTTGGTACTGCCACAGAAATCTTTCTCCCACAGCGTACTTGTATGAGCATCATACCAAAGATATGTTGAACATATTCCCGAGTCGTTCAACATCAACTCGATGATCAAGGAATCCTTCCATGCGATTGATCCAATGCCTGTATCAGGAAAAGCCGCGTGCGGCCCTGGTCGAAGATGACAACGTACGGCTCACCGACAGCGACACCTATGGTCTTGCGCAAAGAGCGCTGGAACGCGGTCTTTCACTGGCTGAAACAGTAGCA carries:
- a CDS encoding TRAP transporter substrate-binding protein, whose translation is MFCASALFASVNAQAAEYDWKFQASETAGEPSFKIKQEWAQRIETMSGGRISIEVLPINSVVGPTETLQAVSAGILQGHMTDPSYFSGQDPAFGMLGNLVGAWNNPYDFLEFMKDGGGEDLYNELVAPYGTHLIAAATFPLESIPSTVAIESLEDFKGLKIRAPQGMVYNIFERIGATPVNLPGSEVYTGLEKGVIDAADSTVLSNNDAMGLHAFAPYPLYPGFHSMPMIAISLNKEIWDGLPEDLQDLLKTSFDAMSYDLIARLKAQDLEALAKLKEDPDVHPIDLSAEDRLAFRQAAEQEWKEWADDNDMTQKIYTAATDFLRLRGQL
- a CDS encoding MFS transporter, whose protein sequence is MATPRMTYLEKIGFGSGDMAINVVISSMFLIISYFYTDIFGLKPSHMGILFLVARLVDAVTDPLMGMITDRINTPKGRYRPYFLIFAVPFGISVLLLFTTPDWDYNAKLVWAYATYLLVTLLFTAVTIPYISLIGALTDNPKDKLSANGYRLFFAKIAAFLVTIIVPELAASFGADHLRLGYQVAMGLMGALAALLLLFCYATTRERVHHRIDKKPFKQQLAILRKNDQWLLLCGVCFTGTMGYVMRSSVAAYYAKYYLGASPSMLSAFLSTGVIAAILAMVASTWITKFYCKIKLFRWTQVLVGVLSALMFVLVNPGDIVLAFIFYFLISFVVDLHAPVFWSAIAESVDYGEAKTGQRVSGLAFGGISFFQKAGMGVSGFLVGMLLGFFDYQPNIDQSSFTLTGIALMLCILPGVFHTLMGLLMFPYRITDDYYQSLIAGKSALNESQWTDDSLGKPTSPHNTST
- a CDS encoding family 43 glycosylhydrolase produces the protein MPHPPQPLIEQRADPWIIKHQGRYYFIASVPTYDRLEIRTADSITELASAPAITVWSKPAQGPLSELIWAPELHHHDGEWFIYFAAAPSRDIVNGLFQHRMYCISTKADDPCKGPWSEPRRIETPLDSFSLDATTFRHADQLYYLWAQKDPKVPGNSNLYLSAMASPDRLSGEPVCLSMPEYEWEKRGFLVNEGPAVITHGQRIFITYSASATDENYCMGLLWADIGSNLLDPRSWQKSATPVLQSDMPHHVFGPGHNSFTVDESGSTDLLVYHARTYTQILGDPLWDPNRHTYVKPIRWDDRGFPDFGHAGSDTLLPRQTPQ